Proteins from one Methanococcus maripaludis C5 genomic window:
- a CDS encoding H(2)-dependent methylenetetrahydromethanopterin dehydrogenase-related protein, whose translation MKVTVYGAGNQDLYVNQLDLPGAYGGVPPYGGSRMAIEFAEAGHDVILAEINKSILTNDQWKVVEESGVKVLTDDAEAAKEAEIAIFFTPFGKKTVEIAKNILPHLPQNAIIANTCTVSPVILYTMLEVELRTKRKDIGITSMHPAAVPGTPQHGHYVISSKSTNGTEYASGEQIEKCVKLTESIGKTPYLVPADVSATVSDMGSLLTAVTLSGVLDYYSVGTKIIKAPKKMVEQQILMTLQTMASLVESSGVDGLLRALNPELVTKSASSMHLLEKQKDLDAALEILTNLDGELQKASTSAEIKPTTLVAAQSLVKELETLIGGPAANGAIKRSTRKLFQ comes from the coding sequence ATGAAGGTTACGGTATATGGCGCAGGTAATCAGGACCTGTATGTTAACCAATTAGATTTACCCGGGGCATATGGTGGAGTTCCCCCATATGGCGGAAGCAGAATGGCTATTGAATTTGCAGAAGCTGGTCATGATGTTATTTTAGCAGAAATTAACAAATCGATTTTAACCAATGATCAATGGAAAGTCGTCGAAGAATCTGGCGTCAAAGTACTAACCGATGATGCAGAAGCCGCAAAAGAAGCAGAAATCGCGATATTTTTTACACCCTTTGGTAAAAAAACCGTGGAAATAGCTAAAAATATTTTACCACACCTTCCACAAAATGCAATCATTGCAAATACGTGTACAGTTTCCCCTGTTATTTTATACACAATGTTGGAAGTTGAATTAAGAACTAAAAGAAAAGATATTGGTATTACATCAATGCATCCTGCAGCAGTTCCGGGAACTCCTCAACACGGACATTATGTAATCAGTTCAAAATCAACAAATGGAACAGAATACGCTTCAGGAGAACAGATTGAAAAATGTGTTAAACTTACTGAAAGCATTGGAAAAACCCCTTATCTCGTTCCAGCAGATGTATCTGCAACAGTATCTGATATGGGATCATTATTAACTGCAGTTACCCTTTCGGGAGTATTGGATTATTATTCAGTAGGAACAAAAATAATCAAAGCTCCAAAGAAGATGGTAGAACAGCAAATTTTAATGACATTACAGACAATGGCATCGCTTGTTGAATCTTCTGGTGTAGATGGTCTTTTAAGAGCATTAAATCCGGAATTAGTTACAAAGTCTGCTTCTTCCATGCATTTATTGGAAAAACAAAAAGATTTGGATGCAGCACTTGAAATATTAACTAACTTAGATGGGGAATTGCAAAAAGCATCAACAAGTGCAGAAATAAAGCCAACAACGCTTGTTGCAGCACAGTCCTTAGTAAAAGAGCTTGAAACCTTAATTGGTGGTCCAGCAGCTAACGGTGCTATTAAGAGAAGTACAAGAAAACTCTTCCAATAA
- the hisF gene encoding imidazole glycerol phosphate synthase subunit HisF, with translation MLTKRIIPCLDIKEGRVVKGTNFVELRDAGDPVELSKIYNEQGADELVFLDITASFEKRDIIIDVVKRTAEQVFIPLTVGGGIKTVDDFRKILRAGADKISINTSAVKTPELIKEASEIFGTQCVVVAMDVKRNYITDIQDENLKDKNVFETELGSCWFEVYIYGGREGTGIDAIEWAKKVENLGAGEILLTSMDADGTKDGYDLVLTKSISKNTNLPIIASGGCGNSKHVVDAFKDGKADAALMASILHYRECTVNDLKKEIEKNNISVRL, from the coding sequence ATGCTTACTAAAAGAATTATTCCCTGCCTCGATATTAAAGAAGGCAGAGTTGTTAAAGGAACAAATTTTGTAGAGTTACGGGATGCTGGAGATCCCGTTGAACTATCCAAAATTTACAATGAACAGGGTGCTGATGAGCTTGTATTTTTAGATATTACTGCATCATTTGAAAAAAGAGATATTATTATTGATGTTGTGAAAAGAACAGCTGAACAAGTATTTATCCCACTAACAGTTGGTGGAGGAATAAAAACTGTTGATGACTTTAGAAAGATCTTAAGAGCTGGTGCTGATAAAATCTCCATAAATACCTCTGCAGTAAAAACTCCAGAACTGATAAAAGAAGCTTCTGAAATTTTTGGAACTCAGTGTGTTGTTGTTGCAATGGATGTAAAAAGAAACTATATAACAGATATTCAGGACGAAAATTTAAAAGATAAGAACGTCTTTGAAACAGAACTTGGTTCCTGCTGGTTTGAAGTCTATATCTATGGTGGGAGGGAAGGAACTGGTATCGATGCAATAGAATGGGCTAAAAAGGTTGAAAATTTAGGTGCTGGAGAAATTCTTTTAACTAGTATGGATGCAGACGGCACAAAAGACGGGTACGATTTAGTATTGACGAAATCAATATCTAAAAATACAAACCTTCCAATTATTGCAAGCGGAGGTTGTGGTAATTCCAAACACGTTGTTGATGCATTTAAAGATGGAAAAGCAGATGCTGCATTGATGGCAAGTATTTTACACTACAGGGAATGTACAGTTAATGATTTAAAGAAAGAAATTGAAAAAAACAATATTTCCGTAAGACTATAA
- a CDS encoding MinD/ParA family protein — protein sequence MRLGFYNIQGGTGKTTIAANIGYYLSDKTKTVYVDCDIYAGCGALLFGFEDSPHTLNSYLSGTSALNDIIHQFDDLSVIVADSTPNSFNTEINQKRMLELIRVLNDNYDIVLLDLPPNITEGNLLFSSLNLEEKVVNKMIVVAEDSIPGIANTMKTKELLYAIDIDCIGVIVNKFKDTVDFDEALDDIIAILPYDKKVETQWMENVPAVQMKSKFSKELSYLAEDLAEVYIKKDLAAVRALKVAKELKDMTSKKREEVEENEEF from the coding sequence ATGAGATTGGGATTTTATAATATACAAGGCGGAACTGGAAAAACGACCATTGCTGCAAATATTGGTTATTATCTAAGCGATAAAACAAAAACGGTCTATGTAGATTGCGACATTTACGCAGGATGCGGGGCATTGTTATTTGGATTTGAAGACAGTCCACACACACTAAATTCTTACCTTTCTGGAACGAGTGCTTTAAACGATATTATTCACCAGTTTGATGACCTTTCGGTAATCGTTGCAGATTCTACACCAAATTCGTTCAACACAGAAATAAATCAAAAAAGAATGCTTGAATTAATAAGAGTTTTGAACGATAACTACGATATTGTTCTTCTAGATTTACCTCCAAATATTACTGAAGGAAATTTATTATTTTCCTCATTAAATTTAGAAGAAAAGGTAGTAAATAAAATGATAGTAGTTGCAGAAGACAGTATTCCTGGAATCGCAAACACAATGAAGACGAAAGAACTTCTTTACGCAATAGATATTGATTGTATTGGTGTTATCGTAAACAAATTCAAAGATACGGTAGACTTTGACGAAGCACTTGATGACATTATTGCAATATTACCTTATGATAAAAAAGTGGAAACCCAATGGATGGAAAACGTTCCTGCAGTTCAGATGAAGTCAAAATTCAGTAAAGAATTAAGTTATTTGGCAGAAGACCTTGCTGAAGTTTATATTAAAAAAGACCTTGCCGCAGTTAGGGCTTTAAAAGTAGCAAAAGAATTAAAAGATATGACTTCTAAAAAGAGAGAAGAAGTTGAAGAAAACGAAGAATTTTAA
- a CDS encoding 50S ribosomal protein L44e, whose translation MKMKKKMNRYCPYCKKHTAHTVERAKKRKASELKWGQRQFRRVTAGYGGYPRPLPGGAKPIKKLDLRYKCSECGKMHTRSNGGFRARMFELVE comes from the coding sequence ATGAAGATGAAAAAAAAGATGAACAGGTACTGCCCATACTGTAAAAAGCATACTGCACACACAGTAGAAAGAGCTAAAAAAAGAAAAGCTAGCGAATTGAAATGGGGTCAAAGACAATTCAGAAGAGTGACTGCAGGATACGGAGGTTACCCAAGACCTTTACCTGGAGGAGCTAAACCAATTAAAAAATTGGATTTAAGATATAAATGTTCCGAATGCGGAAAAATGCACACTAGAAGCAACGGTGGCTTCAGAGCAAGAATGTTTGAATTAGTAGAATAA
- a CDS encoding DUF2098 domain-containing protein, with amino-acid sequence MTLDRNGKIIEIGSYVKYINTGTHGTVKSIKSEDNEEWVLLENNIFYRPELLEVTDQKKIEKEESEQELIEKVIGEEIDLDAAENSCGCGAG; translated from the coding sequence ATGACTCTTGACCGCAATGGTAAAATCATAGAAATCGGTTCCTATGTAAAATACATCAACACAGGAACACATGGAACCGTCAAATCAATTAAATCAGAAGACAATGAAGAATGGGTTCTTTTAGAGAATAATATATTTTACAGACCCGAACTTCTAGAAGTTACAGATCAGAAAAAAATTGAAAAAGAAGAATCAGAACAAGAGCTGATTGAAAAAGTAATCGGAGAAGAAATTGACCTCGATGCTGCTGAAAACAGTTGTGGATGTGGAGCAGGTTAA
- a CDS encoding 2-oxoacid:acceptor oxidoreductase subunit alpha produces MTKVNFMQGNMACVEGAIKAGCRFFGGYPITPSTEIAEGMAKRLPKIGGFYSQMEDEIASIASIIGASWAGAKSMTATSGPGMSLMLENIGYAYMTETPCVLVNVQRGGPSTGQPTAAAQGDMMQVRWGSHGDYEPIALCPSSVQEMYDFTLIAFNYAEKYRIPVFVMADEILGHMREKVVLHDDIEVINREKPEEKPCAKPYPFDKQIPPMPTFGEGYNVHITGLTHGENGYPDVSAETHDKLVRRICNKILENKDDIVLYEGKYLDSKTMFICYGTPSRTVKHTVETLRVEGQDVGYIRLKTVFPFPGELISGLKASKIIVPEMNLGQISEEVMKYAKCDVLGCGKIGGELHRPEELI; encoded by the coding sequence ATGACAAAAGTTAACTTCATGCAGGGAAACATGGCATGTGTTGAAGGCGCAATAAAGGCAGGATGCAGGTTTTTTGGGGGATATCCAATTACTCCTTCAACTGAGATTGCAGAAGGAATGGCAAAAAGACTTCCAAAAATTGGCGGATTTTATTCACAAATGGAAGACGAAATTGCAAGTATTGCATCAATAATTGGTGCAAGCTGGGCAGGTGCGAAGTCAATGACTGCAACAAGTGGTCCAGGAATGAGCTTAATGCTTGAGAATATCGGCTATGCATACATGACCGAAACGCCTTGTGTTTTGGTAAATGTTCAAAGAGGTGGCCCTTCAACAGGACAGCCAACCGCAGCCGCTCAAGGGGACATGATGCAAGTGAGATGGGGAAGTCACGGAGATTACGAACCTATTGCGCTCTGTCCATCATCAGTTCAGGAAATGTATGATTTTACATTAATTGCATTTAATTATGCAGAAAAATACAGAATACCTGTTTTTGTAATGGCAGATGAAATTTTAGGACACATGAGAGAAAAAGTAGTTTTACACGATGATATCGAAGTAATAAACCGTGAAAAACCAGAAGAAAAACCTTGTGCTAAGCCATATCCATTTGATAAGCAAATTCCTCCAATGCCAACATTTGGTGAAGGATACAATGTTCACATAACGGGTTTAACTCACGGTGAAAACGGCTACCCTGACGTTTCAGCAGAAACACACGATAAATTGGTTAGACGAATATGCAATAAAATTTTGGAAAATAAAGATGATATTGTATTATACGAAGGAAAGTACTTGGACAGCAAAACAATGTTTATCTGCTACGGAACCCCTTCAAGAACCGTAAAGCACACGGTTGAAACTTTAAGGGTTGAGGGACAGGATGTTGGATACATCAGGTTAAAAACAGTATTTCCATTTCCCGGTGAATTAATAAGCGGACTTAAGGCTTCAAAGATTATAGTTCCAGAAATGAATTTAGGCCAGATTTCAGAAGAAGTTATGAAATACGCAAAATGTGACGTATTAGGATGTGGAAAAATCGGTGGAGAACTCCATAGGCCCGAAGAATTAATTTAA
- a CDS encoding RIO1 family regulatory kinase/ATPase: protein MEDKDWKLLKIIEISMKNHEWVPIQDLRRKTGFHEKEIVFRLGRLNKFKFTNKSNYGYRLSHWGYDALAMNAFIKKELIAGIGGKVGVGKEGDVYHVMLTNHREAVLKFHQLGRTCFSMGKRYREYLANKRHISWLYASRLTAAREFEVLTMLFPIVKVPEPIEQNRHAIIMGKLHGEELKRVNLIKIDVDPEEFFWKLMAEVKKTYDLGIIHGDLSEFNILIDSEGDFVLIDWPQAIEVGKKGKLDKLPFEEVEYDEEYYLKRDIENLLRYFKKYGIDKDVDKLYNYVLGDISSENV, encoded by the coding sequence ATGGAAGATAAAGACTGGAAACTTTTAAAAATAATTGAAATTTCAATGAAAAATCACGAATGGGTACCTATTCAGGACTTAAGACGAAAAACAGGATTTCATGAAAAAGAAATAGTTTTCAGGCTCGGAAGATTGAATAAATTTAAGTTTACTAACAAGTCTAATTATGGATACAGGCTTTCTCACTGGGGATACGATGCTTTAGCGATGAATGCGTTTATAAAAAAGGAATTAATTGCAGGAATTGGTGGAAAAGTTGGCGTTGGAAAGGAAGGCGACGTTTACCACGTAATGCTTACGAATCACCGTGAAGCTGTTTTAAAATTCCACCAACTTGGGAGAACCTGTTTTTCAATGGGGAAAAGATACAGGGAATATCTTGCAAATAAAAGGCACATCAGCTGGCTTTATGCTTCACGGCTCACTGCTGCAAGAGAATTTGAAGTTTTAACAATGCTTTTTCCAATTGTAAAAGTTCCTGAACCAATTGAACAGAACAGGCACGCAATAATAATGGGAAAACTTCATGGTGAAGAATTAAAGCGTGTAAATCTTATTAAAATAGATGTTGATCCCGAAGAATTCTTCTGGAAATTAATGGCAGAAGTTAAAAAAACATACGATTTAGGAATTATTCACGGAGATTTAAGTGAATTTAATATATTAATTGATTCAGAAGGAGATTTTGTACTTATTGACTGGCCTCAGGCGATTGAAGTTGGAAAAAAAGGAAAATTGGACAAATTGCCATTTGAAGAAGTGGAATATGATGAAGAATACTATTTAAAAAGAGATATTGAAAATTTGTTAAGGTATTTTAAAAAGTACGGAATCGACAAAGACGTGGATAAATTATATAATTATGTTCTTGGAGATATTAGTAGCGAAAATGTATAA
- a CDS encoding 30S ribosomal protein S27e codes for MQLISKPKSRFLKVQCTDCNNEQVIFGCPSTEVKCAGCGKIIAEPKASKGAIKAKILEVLQ; via the coding sequence ATGCAATTAATCTCAAAACCTAAAAGCAGATTCTTAAAAGTTCAGTGCACAGATTGCAACAATGAACAAGTTATATTTGGATGCCCTTCAACAGAAGTTAAATGTGCAGGATGCGGTAAAATCATCGCTGAACCAAAAGCTTCAAAAGGCGCAATCAAAGCAAAAATCTTAGAAGTATTACAATAA
- a CDS encoding selenium metabolism-associated LysR family transcriptional regulator, translating into MDPKISYFQTFLFAAKTKSFSKAAKKLGVTQGTVSNHISVLEKFFDAQLFLRTPEGVDLTTEGNILYENAEKLLENISNAKQQMRILHEHPEGVIRIAASTTPGEHLLPSIIKDYTKVYRDVSFQIQITDSEKCFKLLEDRTVDIIAVGNIYDGSYESEVIGKDRLVLIVPPEHQLAKKGVAKLSDILKEDYIDREVGSGTREIFVEALQDKGYSMMDLHTIMSLGSNSSIITAVSEGYGISIISEIPAKKAADAGQLIIVPIEDLDLTRYMYLVKGKKPRNPSAIKSFWDFVSGK; encoded by the coding sequence ATGGACCCAAAAATTAGTTACTTTCAAACGTTTTTATTTGCCGCAAAGACTAAAAGCTTTTCTAAAGCAGCAAAAAAATTGGGTGTTACACAAGGAACTGTAAGCAACCACATATCTGTTTTAGAGAAATTCTTCGATGCACAGCTTTTTTTGAGAACTCCCGAAGGAGTTGATTTAACTACTGAAGGAAATATTTTGTACGAAAATGCAGAAAAATTACTCGAAAATATATCTAACGCAAAACAGCAGATGAGAATTCTTCACGAACATCCTGAAGGCGTAATTCGAATTGCTGCAAGTACTACACCTGGGGAACATTTACTCCCAAGCATAATTAAAGATTATACTAAGGTTTATCGAGATGTATCATTCCAGATTCAAATTACTGATTCTGAAAAATGTTTCAAGCTTTTAGAAGACAGGACAGTTGACATAATCGCAGTTGGAAATATCTATGATGGATCATACGAAAGTGAAGTAATCGGAAAAGATAGGCTTGTACTCATAGTTCCGCCAGAACATCAACTCGCGAAAAAAGGAGTTGCAAAACTTTCAGATATATTAAAAGAAGATTATATTGACAGAGAAGTTGGATCCGGTACAAGAGAGATATTTGTAGAAGCTTTACAGGATAAAGGATATTCAATGATGGATTTACATACAATCATGAGCCTTGGAAGTAATTCTTCAATCATTACGGCAGTTTCAGAAGGATACGGTATATCAATTATTTCAGAAATCCCTGCAAAAAAAGCGGCAGATGCAGGACAGCTAATAATAGTTCCTATTGAAGATTTAGACCTCACTAGATACATGTATCTTGTAAAAGGAAAGAAACCAAGAAACCCAAGTGCAATAAAATCATTCTGGGACTTTGTTTCAGGAAAATAA
- a CDS encoding DNA polymerase sliding clamp, translating to MFRATCNTRDFKKVINATSNLVDEICFEVDENGIKASAMDPSHVALVSMEMPKDVFEEYEGDVHDIGIDLEALKKIIARGKGDEKLILDLDAEKNKLNVTFKSNVTRKFSIALYDVSSSNLKVPDIEYPNNVSIKAGAFVEALKDAELVNDHITLKVDEDKFIIYSKGDLNQSETVFDNGVDDDDDTLAEFNMGEASRSTFNLAYLKDLTKSTAAEDLLKIYLGSDMPVKIEYEVSGSKLVFLLAPRIES from the coding sequence ATGTTCAGGGCTACATGCAATACAAGAGATTTTAAAAAAGTTATTAATGCAACTAGCAATTTAGTAGATGAGATTTGTTTTGAAGTGGACGAAAACGGCATCAAAGCAAGTGCAATGGATCCGTCACACGTGGCTTTAGTGAGCATGGAAATGCCAAAAGACGTTTTTGAAGAATACGAAGGAGACGTTCACGATATCGGGATTGATTTAGAAGCACTTAAAAAAATCATTGCAAGAGGAAAGGGTGACGAAAAATTAATTCTCGACCTCGATGCAGAAAAAAACAAATTGAATGTTACTTTCAAAAGCAACGTTACAAGGAAATTTTCAATCGCGTTATACGACGTTTCATCAAGTAATTTGAAAGTTCCAGACATTGAATATCCAAACAACGTTTCAATCAAAGCAGGGGCATTTGTTGAAGCTTTAAAAGATGCAGAACTTGTAAACGATCACATAACTTTGAAAGTTGATGAAGATAAATTCATAATCTATTCAAAAGGCGATCTAAACCAGAGTGAAACTGTATTTGACAACGGCGTTGATGATGACGATGATACACTTGCAGAATTCAATATGGGAGAAGCTTCAAGAAGTACTTTCAATTTAGCTTATTTAAAAGACTTAACAAAATCAACTGCGGCAGAAGACCTTTTAAAAATATACCTTGGTTCAGACATGCCTGTTAAAATCGAGTACGAAGTAAGCGGTTCAAAACTTGTATTTTTACTTGCACCAAGAATCGAATCTTAA
- a CDS encoding helix-turn-helix domain-containing protein, producing the protein MMFINPTIIRSLNKSKLRKKIVYFLYDIHPHGTYLSELSRRVKSDPSNVLGCLKGMGNRYNGSSSLIELGLVNCDGKEGMKIYQMTAYGKNVVEYLKDYDSADNW; encoded by the coding sequence ATGATGTTTATAAATCCAACGATAATAAGATCTCTAAACAAGAGCAAGCTAAGAAAAAAAATCGTGTATTTCTTATATGATATACACCCACACGGTACTTACCTTTCAGAACTTTCTCGAAGGGTAAAATCTGACCCAAGCAATGTTTTGGGATGTTTAAAAGGAATGGGAAATCGATATAATGGCAGTTCATCATTAATTGAACTTGGACTTGTAAATTGCGATGGAAAAGAAGGAATGAAGATATATCAAATGACCGCTTACGGAAAGAACGTAGTTGAATATCTTAAAGACTACGATTCTGCCGACAACTGGTGA
- a CDS encoding TIGR03576 family pyridoxal phosphate-dependent enzyme codes for MDSLLELNRVNSARTIIRKKIKDTGRTGIYDLTGLCGGFEICEEHLELIETYVGPAIFSEKINNAGLIHLSGNSEIHNVVCFNRTSSAILSTIMALSKSFKKLVHYVPEKPAHPSIPRSCEIFGMEYFESDSLEEILSKIDENALTVITGATMDHKIVSGKIAEKIISYAKSKKSPVFFDDASGARLRKLYEEMPALEMGADIVVTSMDKLMEGPRAGLLGGNKNLVDMIYSEGLKFGLEAQAPIMAAVVTALESFDLNSLKNAFERAEKIDMACFEAEKLDFEKTPTGFIIKNPSEEKLIETALKLLENYGIVTITAAGMPGASKNIRIDFCSKDAERISDEYILNAILNSLK; via the coding sequence ATGGACAGTCTTTTGGAACTAAACCGGGTAAATTCAGCAAGAACAATAATAAGAAAAAAAATAAAAGATACTGGTAGAACCGGCATTTACGACCTAACCGGCCTTTGTGGCGGATTTGAAATATGTGAAGAGCATTTGGAATTGATTGAAACATATGTTGGACCCGCGATATTTTCAGAAAAGATAAATAACGCTGGTTTAATCCATTTATCTGGAAATTCTGAAATCCATAACGTAGTATGTTTTAACAGAACTTCTTCAGCAATATTATCTACAATTATGGCTCTTTCAAAGTCTTTTAAAAAACTGGTCCATTACGTTCCAGAAAAACCTGCACATCCATCGATTCCGCGAAGTTGCGAAATTTTTGGGATGGAATACTTTGAAAGCGATTCATTGGAAGAAATTCTATCAAAAATCGATGAAAATGCCCTCACAGTTATAACTGGGGCTACAATGGACCATAAAATAGTTTCTGGGAAAATCGCAGAAAAAATAATATCTTATGCAAAATCTAAAAAATCACCAGTATTTTTTGATGATGCCTCAGGTGCTCGCCTTAGAAAACTTTATGAGGAAATGCCTGCTCTCGAAATGGGTGCAGATATAGTTGTAACCAGTATGGACAAACTCATGGAAGGCCCAAGAGCAGGACTTCTTGGCGGGAATAAAAATTTGGTTGATATGATATATTCTGAAGGCTTGAAATTTGGACTTGAAGCACAGGCTCCAATTATGGCTGCAGTAGTAACTGCCCTTGAAAGCTTTGACCTAAATAGTTTAAAAAATGCATTTGAACGTGCAGAAAAAATAGATATGGCTTGTTTTGAAGCTGAAAAACTTGATTTTGAAAAAACTCCGACTGGGTTCATAATAAAAAACCCGTCAGAAGAAAAATTAATTGAAACTGCATTAAAATTACTCGAAAATTACGGAATAGTTACAATTACCGCGGCAGGCATGCCTGGTGCAAGTAAAAACATAAGAATAGACTTCTGTTCAAAAGATGCAGAAAGAATCTCTGACGAATATATCTTAAATGCGATTTTAAATTCTTTAAAATAA
- a CDS encoding GTP-binding protein translates to MVKELKIVVMGSEDVGKTTLMEKLIKNIGKVEHNGTTVAIDYGRIEMGDKKFHFFGTPGQERFGFMREIAIEGADYAFLVLDATVGLRKVDLDIIGLLTNKNIPFSVFINKMDLCNESNAIDIINNLNCLTENSNIVTGSIYRKEGLSEIIDQLKII, encoded by the coding sequence ATGGTAAAAGAACTTAAAATAGTGGTAATGGGCTCAGAAGATGTGGGTAAAACCACGCTCATGGAAAAATTAATCAAAAATATTGGCAAAGTAGAGCATAATGGAACTACTGTAGCGATAGACTATGGTAGAATCGAAATGGGTGATAAAAAATTCCATTTCTTTGGGACTCCAGGTCAGGAACGATTTGGATTCATGAGGGAAATTGCAATCGAAGGGGCAGATTATGCTTTTTTAGTTCTTGATGCCACTGTCGGTTTAAGAAAGGTTGATTTAGATATTATTGGCTTATTAACCAACAAAAATATTCCATTTTCGGTATTCATAAATAAAATGGATTTATGCAATGAATCGAATGCAATTGATATAATAAATAATTTGAACTGTTTGACAGAAAATTCAAATATCGTTACAGGATCGATCTATCGAAAAGAGGGTTTATCCGAAATAATAGATCAATTGAAAATAATCTAG
- a CDS encoding roadblock/LC7 domain-containing protein has product MIDRILADLSKTEGIKGSMVVGKDGLVIASQIPSNLDSELIGAMASAAFGSAERTATEIGQGALEQMMVEAEFGKTLMTDAGEGILVVLSDSKVNLGLIRISMKKATEKIKTAF; this is encoded by the coding sequence ATGATTGACAGAATTCTTGCAGATTTGAGTAAAACTGAAGGAATAAAAGGATCCATGGTTGTAGGAAAAGATGGGCTTGTTATTGCATCACAAATACCATCAAACCTCGATAGCGAACTTATCGGTGCAATGGCTTCTGCAGCATTTGGTTCTGCTGAAAGAACTGCGACAGAAATCGGCCAAGGGGCACTCGAACAGATGATGGTCGAAGCAGAATTTGGTAAAACTTTAATGACAGATGCCGGGGAGGGAATTTTAGTTGTACTCTCCGATTCAAAAGTAAATCTTGGGTTAATCAGAATATCAATGAAAAAAGCAACTGAAAAAATTAAAACAGCATTTTAA
- a CDS encoding class I SAM-dependent methyltransferase, which translates to MVFNVNSSGNKSRVMSGMVSENGILKYNPNFSEADLSSLTKKVDSLNYTVEYINNELMGTFFRQGLKFGIFKAIEDFRPTISDLMAILGYPNKVFVEKYIKTGLSLNLLELTEEGRLELNSKFMYSSIHPEYNRIISDHVSKYDFMAGLVQYAFIGYDHPEILLNFKKDADIWDMMLNTNYMKTCREVVFEYLGVKNGDTVLEVGCGSRSPVYFASKVAPNGAYTGVDISKKLIRVAEGRLKRSGVECVNLKSMDFSETITKYKHDYVLCIHTLSYAHSMKLFLKKMMESLRKGGKLLIMEEFFTENINTNAELFEFYNHLNKYFKNYVSRTEILKEIEMLGYDFKYELLGNNCIVVERI; encoded by the coding sequence ATGGTCTTTAACGTAAACAGTTCAGGCAACAAATCCCGGGTGATGTCAGGTATGGTTTCCGAAAATGGCATTTTAAAATACAATCCAAATTTCAGCGAAGCTGATCTAAGTAGTTTAACAAAAAAAGTAGATTCGTTAAATTATACTGTTGAATATATAAACAATGAATTAATGGGAACATTTTTCAGGCAAGGGCTTAAATTTGGAATATTTAAAGCTATCGAGGATTTTAGGCCTACAATTTCAGATTTAATGGCGATTTTGGGATACCCCAATAAAGTTTTCGTAGAAAAATATATAAAAACAGGTTTAAGTTTAAATTTACTTGAATTAACTGAAGAAGGGCGATTAGAATTAAATTCTAAGTTTATGTATTCTTCAATACATCCTGAATACAATAGGATTATTTCAGATCATGTTTCAAAATACGACTTTATGGCAGGACTCGTGCAATATGCATTTATAGGTTATGATCATCCAGAAATTCTTTTGAACTTCAAAAAAGATGCAGATATCTGGGACATGATGCTAAATACGAACTACATGAAAACATGTAGGGAAGTAGTTTTTGAATATCTGGGTGTAAAGAATGGAGATACTGTTCTTGAAGTAGGTTGTGGTTCAAGGTCTCCAGTTTATTTTGCATCGAAAGTAGCTCCAAATGGGGCATATACTGGAGTAGACATTTCAAAAAAACTCATAAGGGTTGCAGAAGGAAGGTTAAAGAGAAGCGGAGTCGAATGCGTAAACTTAAAATCCATGGATTTTTCTGAAACGATTACTAAATACAAGCACGATTACGTGTTATGTATACATACATTAAGTTACGCACATTCCATGAAGTTATTCCTCAAAAAAATGATGGAATCACTTAGAAAGGGTGGTAAACTCCTAATAATGGAGGAATTTTTTACTGAAAATATCAATACAAATGCAGAACTCTTTGAATTTTACAATCACTTAAACAAATACTTCAAAAATTACGTTTCAAGAACAGAAATTCTAAAAGAAATCGAAATGCTCGGATATGATTTTAAGTATGAACTTCTTGGAAATAACTGTATCGTAGTCGAAAGGATTTAA